Proteins encoded by one window of Rutidosis leptorrhynchoides isolate AG116_Rl617_1_P2 chromosome 7, CSIRO_AGI_Rlap_v1, whole genome shotgun sequence:
- the LOC139857394 gene encoding AT-rich interactive domain-containing protein 5-like isoform X2, producing the protein MVLKTDQHNPSDNEFKSTVHNSTSPNQSNSVPVVNGERRSKIKAEVEDDDVATEGDDVAVEQRHLAYDDDDGIKTVQNVKSFLLDPNSSIEDESGSEEEQAAFMKELEVFHKERFLEFKPPKFYGEPLNCLKLWRSVIRNGGYDYITAGKVWRTVGEAFNPPKTCTTVSWTFRCFYEKALLEYEKYMMSLGVLPFNTSCAEPTSSLKQTSQIQTPGSGRARRDAAARAMQGWHSQRNLGNGEVGDPIIKDKTSNMTLKREKQAIGLLKRKKPSSVEQVVNVARMKPSRPQFDSPIVDLGPPADWVKINVQRTKDCFEVYALVPGLLREEVVNLPSRIDPHQTSAVVTLHGQLFVRVPFEQSGL; encoded by the exons ATGGTTCTTAAAACCGACCAACATAACCCTAGCGATAACGAATTCAAATCAACCGTCCACAACAGCACCTCTCCGAATCAATCGAACTCAGTTCCAGTAGTAAACGGCGAACGACGCAGCAAAATAAAGGCGGAAGTGGAAGATGATGACGTGGCAACGGAGGGGGATGACGTGGCAGTTGAACAGCGACATCTGgcatacgatgatgatgatggaatTAAGACGGTGCAAAACGTGAAGTCATTTCTGTTGGATCCGAATTCGAGCATCGAAGATGAATCAGGAAGTGAGGAAGAACAAGCTGCATTTATGAAAGAGCTTGAGGTTTTTCATAAAGAAAGGTTTTTGGAGTTTAAACCTCCTAAATTTTATGGAGAGCCATTGAATTGTCTTAA GTTATGGAGATCGGTTATAAGGAATGGTGGCTACGATTAT ATAACAGCAGGCAAAGTGTGGCGAACAGTGGGAGAAGCTTTTAATCCACCAAA GACGTGTACTACTGTCTCATGGACATTCCGGTGTTTTTATGAGAAG GCATTGCTTGAATATGAGAAATATATGATGAGCTTAGGTGTGTTACCATTTAATACTTCTTGTGCAGAACCTACGTCCAGTTTAAAACAG ACTAGTCAAATTCAAACACCTGGATCAGGAAGGGCCAGGCGGGATGCAGCAGCTCGAGCAATGCAAGGTTGGCATTCTCAGCGTAATCTTGGTAATGGTGAAGTTGGTGATCCAATCATCAAG GATAAAACTTCAAATATGACTCTGAAGCGTGAAAAGCAAGCCATTG GTTTGCTGAAGCGTAAAAAACCATCTTCAGTTGAACAAGTTGTCAATGTTGCACGCATGAAACCGTCAAGACCACA ATTCGATTCGCCGATTGTGGATCTTGGTCCTCCTGCTGATTGGGTGAAAATTAATGTGCAGAGAACT AAGGATTGCTTTGAGGTGTATGCGTTGGTTCCGGGGCTTTTGCGTGAAGAG GTTGTAAACTTGCCATCAAGAATTGATCCTCATCAAACCTCAGCTGTTGTAACCCTGCACGGTCAGTTATTTGTGAGAGTGCCATTTGAGCAATCAGGCTTGTAG
- the LOC139857394 gene encoding AT-rich interactive domain-containing protein 5-like isoform X1 — translation MVLKTDQHNPSDNEFKSTVHNSTSPNQSNSVPVVNGERRSKIKAEVEDDDVATEGDDVAVEQRHLAYDDDDGIKTVQNVKSFLLDPNSSIEDESGSEEEQAAFMKELEVFHKERFLEFKPPKFYGEPLNCLKLWRSVIRNGGYDYITAGKVWRTVGEAFNPPKTCTTVSWTFRCFYEKALLEYEKYMMSLGVLPFNTSCAEPTSSLKQTSQIQTPGSGRARRDAAARAMQGWHSQRNLGNGEVGDPIIKDKTSNMTLKREKQAIGLLKRKKPSSVEQVVNVARMKPSRPQFDSPIVDLGPPADWVKINVQRTKDCFEVYALVPGLLREEVRVQSDPVGRLVITGQPEQPDNPWGVSPFKKVVNLPSRIDPHQTSAVVTLHGQLFVRVPFEQSGL, via the exons ATGGTTCTTAAAACCGACCAACATAACCCTAGCGATAACGAATTCAAATCAACCGTCCACAACAGCACCTCTCCGAATCAATCGAACTCAGTTCCAGTAGTAAACGGCGAACGACGCAGCAAAATAAAGGCGGAAGTGGAAGATGATGACGTGGCAACGGAGGGGGATGACGTGGCAGTTGAACAGCGACATCTGgcatacgatgatgatgatggaatTAAGACGGTGCAAAACGTGAAGTCATTTCTGTTGGATCCGAATTCGAGCATCGAAGATGAATCAGGAAGTGAGGAAGAACAAGCTGCATTTATGAAAGAGCTTGAGGTTTTTCATAAAGAAAGGTTTTTGGAGTTTAAACCTCCTAAATTTTATGGAGAGCCATTGAATTGTCTTAA GTTATGGAGATCGGTTATAAGGAATGGTGGCTACGATTAT ATAACAGCAGGCAAAGTGTGGCGAACAGTGGGAGAAGCTTTTAATCCACCAAA GACGTGTACTACTGTCTCATGGACATTCCGGTGTTTTTATGAGAAG GCATTGCTTGAATATGAGAAATATATGATGAGCTTAGGTGTGTTACCATTTAATACTTCTTGTGCAGAACCTACGTCCAGTTTAAAACAG ACTAGTCAAATTCAAACACCTGGATCAGGAAGGGCCAGGCGGGATGCAGCAGCTCGAGCAATGCAAGGTTGGCATTCTCAGCGTAATCTTGGTAATGGTGAAGTTGGTGATCCAATCATCAAG GATAAAACTTCAAATATGACTCTGAAGCGTGAAAAGCAAGCCATTG GTTTGCTGAAGCGTAAAAAACCATCTTCAGTTGAACAAGTTGTCAATGTTGCACGCATGAAACCGTCAAGACCACA ATTCGATTCGCCGATTGTGGATCTTGGTCCTCCTGCTGATTGGGTGAAAATTAATGTGCAGAGAACT AAGGATTGCTTTGAGGTGTATGCGTTGGTTCCGGGGCTTTTGCGTGAAGAG GTTCGTGTGCAGTCTGATCCAGTTGGTCGGTTGGTTATAACTGGTCAACCAGAACAGCCTGACAATCCATGGGGTGTTTCTCCTTTTAAAAAG GTTGTAAACTTGCCATCAAGAATTGATCCTCATCAAACCTCAGCTGTTGTAACCCTGCACGGTCAGTTATTTGTGAGAGTGCCATTTGAGCAATCAGGCTTGTAG
- the LOC139856893 gene encoding 2-methylene-furan-3-one reductase-like, with protein sequence MEALLSSSTSTLRLQPPFSLSSSSKPSLSLSTFTPPSSINTKLNSHFYHKTSKFNQKKMNSSLRVSASSSSSSATETAVDSETVPSEMKAWVYDEYGGVDVLKYSANVTVPDVNDDQVLVKVVAAALNPVDFKRRYGKFQATDSALPTVPGYDVAGVVVKVGKQVKGLKVGDEVYGDVHEKALDGPKQSGSLAEYVAVEEKLLALKPKNLDFIQAASLPLAIETAYEGLERAGFSEGKSILVLNGAGGVGSLVIQLAKQVFGASKVAATSSTPKLELLKSLGADLAIDYTKENFEELPEKYDVVYDAIGQGEKAAKVVKEGGSVVVLTGAVTPPGFRFVVTSNGSVLTKLNPYLESGKVKAVIDQNGPFPFDRVKEAFAYLETNRATGKVVVYPVSEEYILEKLGK encoded by the exons ATGGAAGCTTTGTTGAGCTCCTCCACAAGTACTCTCCGTCTCCAGCCACCGTTTTCTCTCTCCTCATCCTCCAAACCCTCACTTTCTCTCTCTACATTCACACCACCATCTTCCATCAACACCAAACTAAACTCTCATTTCTATCACAAAACCTCAAAATTCAACCAGAAGAAGATGAACTCAAGTTTACGAGTTTCTGCAAGTTCTTCTTCGAGTTCTGCAACTGAAACGGCGGTAGATTCGGAAACTGTTCCGTCGGAGATGAAAGCGTGGGTATACGATGAATATGGTGGCGTTGATGTATTGAAATATTCGGCTAATGTAACGGTGCCTGATGTTAACGATGATCAGGTTTTGGTTAAAGTTGTTGCTGCTGCTCTTAATCCTGTTGATTTTAAAAGAAGATATGGTAAATTTCAGGCCACTGATTCAGCTCTACCG ACGGTTCCAGGATACGATGTGGCAGGTGTAGTGGTTAAAGTAGGAAAGCAAGTAAAGGGATTGAAAGTAGGAGATGAGGTATATGGAGATGTACACGAAAAAGCTTTAGACGGACCTAAACAGTCAGGTTCTTTGGCTGAGTATGTTGCGGTCGAAGAAAAACTATTGGCTTTGAAACCGAAGAACTTAGATTTTATTCAGGCTGCTAGTTTACCTCTTGCAATTGAGACTGCATATGAAGGTCTAGAGAGAGCTGGTTTCTCAGAAGGTAAATCGATCCTTGTTTTAAATGGTGCTGGTGGAGTTGGATCTCTTGTTATTCAG CTTGCGAAACAAGTATTTGGTGCTTCGAAAGTAGCTGCCACGTCTAGTACACCAAAACTGGAGTTGCTGAAAAGTTTAGGTGCTGATTTGGCAATTGATTATACCAAAGAGAACTTTGAAGAACTGCCTGAAAAATATGATGTTGTCTATGATGCAATTG GGCAAGGGGAAAAAGCAGCGAAGGTGGTGAAGGAAGGGGGTAGTGTGGTGGTTCTAACAGGTGCAGTGACACCACCAGGGTTCAGGTTTGTTGTGACCTCAAATGGTTCGGTGTTGACAAAGCTGAACCCGTATTTGGAGAGTGGGAAGGTGAAGGCGGTGATTGACCAGAACGGTCCTTTTCCGTTTGACCGGGTGAAAGAAGCATTTGCTTACCTTGAAACTAATAGAGCTACAGGAAAGGTTGTTGTATATCCTGTTTCTGAAGAGTACATTTTGGAAAAGCTGGGGAAATGA